The Triticum dicoccoides isolate Atlit2015 ecotype Zavitan chromosome 6A, WEW_v2.0, whole genome shotgun sequence genome has a window encoding:
- the LOC119316380 gene encoding UPF0481 protein At3g47200-like, producing MAAAGGSSSKRTWVVDVEKKLKEADKSAEVSRWERHCIYQVPPCMTNIKSKAYQPQVVSLGPFHHGDRDLRPMEEHKHRALRQLLLRANRPLDDFVAAVEEVTEELEGAYMDLDNEWRADGGGRDRFLAMMIFDGCFLLEVMRCTAADGKQVGDYAHNDPIFSPHGILYMVPYIRRDVLMLENQLPLLLLQKLVEVESGKPQSEDFINRMVLKFLAQSSGTLPAGIGLGLHPLDVFRRSMLTGKHHKIRSPQDIEDDNAIIRSAVELYEAGIQFKPSKTLSLHDIRFRRGTLSMPTVSVDDSTEYMFLNMMAFERLHAGAGNDVTGYVFFMDNIIDSAKDVALLSSKGIIQNAIGSDQAVAKLFNTISRDVVLEPNSALDAVQRQVNGYFRQPWNMWRANLIHTYFRSPWAFLSLAAAIFLLGMTIMQTVYTVLQFYGGDSNSPPPSAPSPM from the exons atggcggcggccggcggcagcagcagcaagaggaCGTGGGTGGTGGACGTGGAGAAGAAGCTCAAGGAAGCCGACAAGTCGGCGGAGGTGTCGCGGTGGGAGCGCCACTGCATCTACCAAGTGCCGCCCTGCATGACCAACATCAAGAGCAAGGCCTACCAGCCGCAGGTGGTGTCGCTCGGCCCCTTCCACCACGGCGACCGCGACCTGCGccccatggaggagcacaagcaccgGGCGCTGCGCCAGCTGCTCCTCCGCGCGAACCGGCCGCTCGACGACTTTGTCGCCGCCGTGGAGGAGGTGACGGAGGAGCTGGAGGGCGCGTACATGGACCTCGACAACGAGTGGCGTGCCGACGGCGGGGGCAGGGACCGGTTCCTGGCCATGATGATCTTCGACGGCTGCTTCCTGCTCGAGGTGATGAGGTGCACCGCTGCCGACGGGAAGCAGGTCGGCGACTACGCACATAACGACCCGATCTTCAGCCCCCACGGGATACTCTACATGGTGCCCTACATCCGGCGAGACGTGCTCATGCTCGAGAACCAGCTACCGCTGCTCCTGCTTCAGAAGCTCGTTGAGGTTGAGAGCGGAAAGCCTCAG AGCGAAGACTTCATCAACCGAATGGTGCTGAAATTTCTGGCCCAATCATCTGGGACACTACCAGCAGGCATCGGCCTAGGGCTCCACCCGCTGGATGTCTTTCGCCGGAGCATGCTCACTGGTAAGCACCACAAAATTCGGAGCCCCCAGGACATTGAGGACGACAACGCTATCATCCGGTCAGCAGTGGAGCTCTACGAAGCTGGGATCCAGTTCAAGCCGAGCAAGACGCTGAGCctgcacgacatccggttccggcgCGGCACGCTGAGCATGCCGACGGTGTCGGTGGACGACTCCACGGAGTACATGTTCCTCAACATGATGGCGTTCGAGCGGCTACATGCTGGAGCCGGAAATGACGTGACTGGCTACGTCTTCTTCATGGACAACATCATCGACTCGGCCAAGGACGTGGCGCTGCTGAGCTCCAAGGGCATCATTCAGAATGCCATCGGCAGCGACCAGGCCGTGGCCAAGCTGTTCAACACCATTTCTAGGGACGTGGTGCTCGAGCCCAACAGCGCCCTCGACGCCGTGCAGCGGCAGGTGAACGGCTACTTCCGGCAGCCGTGGAACATGTGGCGCGCCAACCTCATCCACACCTACTTCAGGAGCCCCTGGGCGTtcctctccctcgccgccgccatcttcctccTCGGCATGACCATCATGCAGACCGTCTACACCGTGCTGCAGTTCTACGGGGGCGACAGCAACAGCCCACCGCCATCGGCACCATCTCCCATGTGA